The genomic interval CAATATTGATCTAAGGTGGGAAGTGAATTCAAATGATGAGATTAAAATTCTTTCAGACGCAATTATTAAAATGATGGACAACTTGAGCGAAAGCCGTCACAAACTTGAAAATGAAAAAGACAGTGTTGAGCAAAAGGTTATTGATGCTGTTTGTGAAATTGAATCGAAAGAAAATTATCTAAAGAAAAGCGTTGAATCGATAATGGAAGAAATGGAAAAATTTGCAAATGGAGATTTAACCGTTTCTTTGAAAATTAAAAATGATGATCATATTAGTAAATTATACAGTAGTTTTAATTCAACCGTTGTTAAAATTAGAAATTTAATTTTAAGTATAACCGAAGCAGTACATTCAACAGCAAGCGCGTCAAATCAAATTTTAGCGGCGACAGAAAAAATTGCAAATGACGCAAAGGGTCAAACTATTCAAACAACCGAAGTATCAAACATTATTGATGAAATGACCTCGAAGGTAAATACAATGCATCAGAATTCATTTCATGCCATGGAAGTTTCACAAAGTTCTGGCACTATTGCACAAGAAGGAGAAAAAATTGTAAAACTTACTATAAAAGGAATGGATGTAATTTCGGAAATTGTAAAGTCAAGTTCTGATAAGGTTGTAAATCTTGGAAAAACAAGTGAAAAAATCGGATCAATTGTTCAAGTTATAAACGATATTGCGAATCAGACAAATCTTTTAGCATTAAATGCCGCAATTGAAGCTGCAAGAGCCGGAGAACACGGGCGTGGTTTTGCGGTTGTTGCGGATGAAGTAAAAAAACTAGCTGAAAAAACAACCAGTGCGACAAAGGAAATTTCCCAAATTGTAACACAGATACAATCCGAAACAAAATCAGCGGTTGAGGCAATTGAACTTGGTAAAATTGAAGCCGAAAACAGTAAATCACTTTCAGACCAAGCGGAAAACTCACTTAAACGAATAATAAACAGTACGGAAAATGTTGTAAGTATTATTTCTCAAGTTGCCAAGGAAAGCAAAGAACAGAGTCAGGTAAGCGAATTGGTGAGAGAAAATGTTGAAATGATTAAAAACGTCGCGATTGAATCTCACGATAATTTGAATGAAATTACGGCTGCGGCGGAAAGTTTAAATTTATTGACAAAAACACTTTCTCTTTTGGTTAGCGAATTTCATCTTAAGCCTAATGAAAATGAATTTGCGAATAATTATAAATTTGAAGACAAATCTAATCCCATTATTCATAATTATTCTTATGAAGAAGTGTAAAAATATGACACAAAATTTATATTTGTATAAATAAAAGAACCATTACATTTTAACTAAATAAAACAATTAAGATAAATTAATGAATTTGCAAGGGTATGTTTAGTAGTTTCAATATTTGTCAAAATTGTTCTAATTTGCAAGATCTTACCTTCGGTGTTTTGAATTTTAATTGATTCGCCTTCTTGAAGTGTTTTATTAAGATAAACACCCGCTAAAATATTCTTAATAATTTCTTTAGAACCCAAGCCGAAGAAAATTGCCAAGGCTAAACTCAGCGAAGCAATCAGAATGAGAAGAATATTTGTTAAAATATTGGTCTCTATTTTTAATTGCAAAAGCGCGATTATAAAAGTTATAATAAGAATGAAGAAATTAATTACAGTTCCAGTCAATTCTGAATTTTCAATTACAAATCAATTGGTAATTCCATTTGTAATACCGCTCATAACTTTTGTCCTAAGGAACCGAAAAGAATTATTAAGATCGCAACGAAAAGTTTTGATAAAAAGTAAATTATCTTACAAAGACATTAAATTAATTTTGAATACAACATTTTATTTAAACAAATTTATTTTTACCAAGCTACCGGATTATTTCAATGCATATTGTAAATAAAATTATAAATCAATCAAATTATATGTAATTAAAAATGTAAATGTAAATCAGCAATGACCTTAAAAAATATTTAATAAATATTTTTGTGAGTATATCCGAACTGAAATATATCATAGAATTCCAGAAAACAGAATTGATATGATAATTTTAATATAAAATTATGATAAATATTATATTTTAATATTTATGGTTCACATTATTATGTACGTAAAATTTGTCGATAATATTCCATGTTTTACGCCAAAAATAGGTACGTGTATAAAATTGTTAAATAATTTGGAAAAAGGAGATAATATTATGGTTAAAGTATTCATTATATTTCTTTCAATTTTATTGATAAGCAGCTGTTCAGATTGTAAAAAAAATTACTTAAGTGAATATGGACGATTGTTAAAAGAATCAAAAAACGATAAAACAAAAATTAACGATGCTATTCAATTGCTAAAAACCGAATATAAGAATAATCCTGAATCGAAAATGGCG from Ignavibacteriota bacterium carries:
- a CDS encoding HAMP domain-containing protein, with protein sequence MLKFPPILNTKKLLIKHKIIVLITLFGVSLIFIYSIITYQSEKNSYLKTIDEKLTAGAHITNEMFGYSYHEKIFRGKTPTEKEDLENVVKLTSISKSIGTQYLYSMILINDTIHFTLSSATEEELNDDSFSKFNDSYSDASPELYTAFAEQKSFFQEASDQWGTFRSIIVPYKTSGNKIYLIGADIPIDEINAKLAKTIIRNIMIGTIVLLFFIMLTAFLIKKITNPIYFLVEKAKLISEGNIDLRWEVNSNDEIKILSDAIIKMMDNLSESRHKLENEKDSVEQKVIDAVCEIESKENYLKKSVESIMEEMEKFANGDLTVSLKIKNDDHISKLYSSFNSTVVKIRNLILSITEAVHSTASASNQILAATEKIANDAKGQTIQTTEVSNIIDEMTSKVNTMHQNSFHAMEVSQSSGTIAQEGEKIVKLTIKGMDVISEIVKSSSDKVVNLGKTSEKIGSIVQVINDIANQTNLLALNAAIEAARAGEHGRGFAVVADEVKKLAEKTTSATKEISQIVTQIQSETKSAVEAIELGKIEAENSKSLSDQAENSLKRIINSTENVVSIISQVAKESKEQSQVSELVRENVEMIKNVAIESHDNLNEITAAAESLNLLTKTLSLLVSEFHLKPNENEFANNYKFEDKSNPIIHNYSYEEV
- a CDS encoding mechanosensitive ion channel, whose product is MTGTVINFFILIITFIIALLQLKIETNILTNILLILIASLSLALAIFFGLGSKEIIKNILAGVYLNKTLQEGESIKIQNTEGKILQIRTILTNIETTKHTLANSLIYLNCFI